The genomic window ATTTctaaaatcaacaataaaatgTGCAAGAGGAGGCACATAGCCTAACCATGACAGAAGGTATTATGGGAACATCACACATCATATCCATTCAACATtactatcaaaataaaatatgacacTACTATCAAAAGTCACATAATAAAGATGAGCAAAAGCCATATTGCAAAAGTTTAACCAAGTACATAGCTTAAGCATTCAACGTTACTATGAAAATAAAACATGACACTCCAATCAAAATTCACATAATAAACCATGAATTCATACATGTGAATCAAAGAAAACAACACAACTCGAACAATTCAAATCATGGTGTGACTGCAAAGAATTGTGTCGCGACCACAGAAGGAACAAACTTTCCATCTATCATTTGCTGCACCAAAGTAGTTTGCATGGAAAAATCAGCAGCAACCTTAACATAAATAACCTGGTTGTCAAGGGGTTTGGTGGCTATAAATTTAACCGGCATCCCTTCAACCAATCTACGTGTTCTACAAAAATCAACCCATCCACCATTGTAGGCATTCATAGTAGCAGTGTCCACTAACATCAGGTTCACTAACATCAGATGATACACTCGCTCTCGAAATGAACTCTGACAAAACTCACGCCATGGAAGAGTCTGTTTTGCACacgaaaacaaaattaatcaaatgCATAGTGTCATAAAAGATGATTAGTATAAGGTTCAGAAAAAAGAAAcgtgtatatatacacacactaaCACTTAGTCCTTAGTATAAGCAAGCTTTTAATGCTCTAATGACACTTAGTCCAACTTGATAAAAGTCATAAAGCTTGGAAAGTGTTGAGTAATAAAGTTGGACTCCAATTCATAATATATACACCATGGAGAAACACCTCTAAATAAGCAAACTTAATAAGCTAACATTTTTGCTTTCTAAAATGAAGTATTGTTATACCTGAataaataagctaaaaaattaTCAGTTATCACTGATTCTTTCACCTTGAGTGCTCACTTTCACAATCAAAGAGAGTTTTTGAACACAATCAAAGCTATGTACCTTACCAATTGTCACTAAAGTAAGGAATTCAAAGACtggaaatatttttttctatctaAATGAAACTAAAAGTGATTAAAAGTATCAACCTATAAGTGATCTACTTATATGGTGATAGAGGAATCACAAAAACATTATCCACAAACCCAAACAAACTTGACAGCATACACAATACAATTCATtctattcatatttttatgtgtatatattttgaataaGAAATTGAAACTGcacaaatatttaaacaatgagttcagaaaaataataaataaaaaaattcatattaccTAGAGAGGTCaaggaatataaatgcaatTGTTTTTGGATAGAGTTTAGAGCACAAAATCTGCATAGATTATTGTAAAAATTTCAGTAATAATTGTAATGTATcattgaaaattttgatttcaACATATTCATGATCTTAATTTTGGTTTATCTTGACATTGCAACATTGTTCAATCTACAAAACAAAACAGTTAAAGAGTTAAGAAATCACCTTCTTGTGCTGCTTTCTGTACATGGCAGTCCATGTGAGCTTTGAAGGCTTCAAAGGGTTGTGGAAATACCTTTTGCATTTAACCTCTGATAAGAACATTTAACACCTTTGTGTCAGTGATTTCAAAAGGTAAAATGAACCAATTTCTACGATATATGTACATGATTATAGCTGCAAGAAATACACGGATTGTGATTAATATTGCAAGCATGGTTATAAATTGCAGTTGCATTGCAATCTTTGAAATTGCAGACAAATGCAGTTGAAGAGGCCGCAATTACAGTCACAATGTGTTTGCCAAAACTTTCAAAACCTTTACATTTGTGGCCACAATTGTGGTTGTGagccgcaatttaaaaccatgagtGCAAGCCAACTAATGATAAACCAAGTCTACGATTCAAAACTTTATAATATGGTGGCATAATACTAACATTGTCCCTGCTATTCGCATGATATGAgtattttcttcttcatcaagcTTGGCTAAACCGAAATCAAAGATCTTTGCATTCAGATTCTTATCAAGTAAGACATTGGTCGCCTTAATATCCCTGTGAACTATTTTCAACCTTGATTCTTCATGAAGATAAGCTAAACCTCTTGCTATCCTGACACATATCTTCATTCTCGTGCTCCAGTCCAAGTTCAACTTCTGTTCCGGTTTACCTAGaagaaaaaatttcttttaaagttTGATTTTAACTTAACAGGAACATATAGACACAACCATAAGTAGTTCATAAAGCACTTACTGAAAAGAGCGCGAGCAAGACTATTGTTCTCCATGTACTCATATACAAGCAGCAATTGGTTTCCTTCAATGCAACATCCATAAAGCTTCACAAGATTCAGATGTTGCAAAGACGATATCATACCTATTTCATTAACGAATTCACGGTTTCCTTGCTTTGATTTGGAAGAGAGCTGTTTAACAGCAATGACAGCACCATCTGACAGTAAACCCTGCAAATAAGCAATGCCTTTAGTTAGTATCATgtttccatatatatatatataataataataataataattgaggAAAACCTTTCAAAACTATATATTTCTCGAGTAAATTTAACATACAGTTTATCGAAATTTACCTTGTAAACAGGACCAAATCCTCCTTCGCCTATCTTACTTTCTGGATCAAAGTTATTAGTAGCAGCTTTAATTTGTCTCAAACTATAATAACCTGTTTTTAATTCTAAGAGTTCTGCAATAAGATAAATGTGgtcaaatcaacaaaaaaaaaaaaacatttatcagTACAACAGACATTGAACACATTGCGATTGTAGCAAACACAACAAAGGTATTTAAGTAAAGAAATGCATCAATCTAACATTCTTCCTGAAAATCACTACGAATAAATCTGACGCCTCTTCCTAGGTAGATCTTTGTCGATATAGGAAGAGATGCCAGTTTTAGGACATGAATCAACTCTATATATGACTTATATTGTTATATGCGGTGATATGCAGCCCGGTACTTGCAATTGCCGAATAATACAATGAGAGAAAAAGACATTTCCTCGCCTTCAAGTCTTAGTCCCTGAAAATACGAAAATCTTCAGATTTAACAATCATTGGGCTGTGTATAGTATAACatgttaaaattgaaaacaatttaaAGTGAAATAGAAAGGAGTAATCACTATCCCATCTAACAGTTCCTTTCCAATTTTCATCAGTGGCAAATCCAACAATCTATCAAACTCCacagtcaaaaaagaaaaagaaaaagctaaATATCGATCTATATCTACAGGCCATTTATTCATACCATTCAACCCGCCAACAAATAAGTCCGAGTCAGCAATGGCCGCACAGGCATCAGCGCATTATCCTGAATGACAATAAGAAAACGTCAAACCAATGAAATTAAAGCTAAGATCAATTTATGAAATATTAGGAAAATAAATTGGAATTTATGCTTATAGCAATTTACACATACGAGTGGAACAAAATGAACTTGCCATATTGCATATTCTATGTGAAAATCATATGCAGGGATCATATGCAATGTGACAAGCATGTTTTTGAAAACTCTACGAAGAAGCATGAAGTTACCACTTACCAAAAGCATATTGGTCCTTTTGTCCCTCCTTCGAAATCCATGGTGAGTAAAATAAGCAGCCTGTAGTGTTCGAtctaaataaatattcatttcATGACAGAGTAAAAAACTCAATGCATAATTAACACCTACCTGGAAGGGAAGAAGTATACCTGGCAGTCCAAATTTCCATAATAGCCTCAAAGAAGCTTCACCAGAACTATAAGCTAGCATATAATCTATTTCCACCAAGAGCCTACCCTAAAATATTgaagaaaatcaattttgtcaGGCTCTAGCAGAAATTCTAATTTGAGAGAAAATGAAGATCAAAATTAAATACTACCTGTTGCAGCTGCAGCAGTAAGAGTTATAAGATCACCCGGTGTTTGAATATCAACTGCAAACGACGGTAGAAGCGACACGGTCAAAAGCAATAATTAAAACTGAATCAAAACTACCCTCAAATCAAATTTCATGTTACTCACTCTTTTCCCATGGTGGATTCAAGAAATCACATAGCAAAAcctacacaaaaaaaaataaaacgaaaaaCAGTATGAAAGAGAGATGAAATATGGCTAATTGTTATGATAATTATTACTATTAGATAAAATCCCTTGATAACTCTATACAGTCCATTATGGGATAAAGTTCCCTGATAATCTTACAACCAATAATACAAGACTCTCATGGTTAAATTATATTGCTAGTTAATAGTAACAATACATGATAATGAATGAATTTTAAATTAGTAAAAGACAATACCTTAGGCAGCAATATGGTTAACTTGTTGGGGAAAAGGCTAATAATTTGCTTCATAAGTTCAGAGGGGATTTTGCTTCCATGATCAGACTGTCTAGTAGGCTTCTCCTAAACAATAAAGGGAAAGTATTATTAGATTAGTGATCAATATTTATTAATGAAGGAACCAACCAAACCAACAaaatttatctaatttttttaaataatattaccAGAGTTATGAGTGATGTTGACTCCCCATGATTTCTATCAGGTTGGATCTGAAAACATAAAATACAGTTAGAGTCAATAACTTTTCTAAAATCATAGCAAAATACAATgatcaaatatatatagtacCTCCATCCATTTCTCCTTGTCCATCTCAGTTGTGTGTTAAGCAATTACCACAAGATTATGTGTTAACTTTTCAACTAAATCTTTTAAAACATGACATTCTCCAACAACAGCCTTCTCTATGTCTTTTAACAAACAAACCCCACAAAACATAAATCATTAAAAATCAAAGCTTTAACTTTGTTTTGCACAAAATTCATATGAGGTTTGATTAATCTGAACCAAttgataaaaattcaattttatcacTGGAATGCATtctgcaaaaattaaaataaaataaaaaacgaaaaacAGTATGAAAGAGAGATGAGATTATTCTAGGTACCTGATTGACATCCAAAGATCCAATTTCAGGGAAGATTTCAAACATGCAAGATCAAAATTTGAGGAATTGAACCCAcctgagaagaagaagaaatgaagaaatcaaAATCAGTGAGAAGTAATGCAAGTAGCTTATGAAATCGGtgagaagaaaaaagaatgaaatcGAAAGATTACCATAGAGGCTTTTGAAATCGAAAGAATGAAATCGGCAAGGATGCTTCACTGAGTGAGAGGCGCGGAGGAATAGAGGCGGCGGACAATTTCGAGTGATTTGTAGGTGTGATGGTGGTGGATGTGGTGGTGAAGGACGAGATGGTGTGGTGGCTCGCCGGAGTATGGGATTCGCGATGGCCAGCCGCCGGAATCCGGGGATGAGGCGGTGGTGTTCTTGCTGTTCTTCATgaagaggagagagagagagagagcgtATCAGAGAGAGAAAGgatagaagagagagaaagaaagttgaGAAATGAAAAAGTTTTGAGAAAAACTTAGTTTACTTGCTTCACTTTGCTTCACTTAGTTTACTTGCTGCCATCTTGTGTTTAGTGGAGCTCTCTAATTGGTGCAAGGAAAGGTCCAATATAATTGATACAGACTACCATATGTTGGCAAGATACAATTGGACAATTTGCATTGTTGGTAGTCATCAATTGGccaaacaaattagggtttgatTAGGGTTTTGAAGATGAGTCTCCAAGTCCACCATGTATTGGTTGCTAGGAAAATATGTCAAAGGCCAATTGGACAAAGTGTAGGGCTTCAAATTACTCAAGGATTAGGGCTGACAAAGCAGCCTTACTTTTAGTATAATAAgatattattagggctttaagtattgaGCTTTATGTGTTAGTAGTCTAGTAGCCcattatgaattattataaACTCTTAGTAATCCTTATTATGTTTGTTAAGCAATTGGTATTATAATGTAAACTCTAGCCTCCTTTTGTTTATTTCTCCGGTTTGTATCTCTTATTCTATCAACATATTCAATTTCgcaaaaaactaataaggatgaaTCTGTAAACAGGTTCACAACATcaaagttaatagcataaaacaggCTAATGTTTAGGacaaagcctacaattgatatgacAAACTTCAAATGTCCGGAATAATCTGGATATGCAAGGTTGAAAATGctaaagtcattgaatctgcactgaattgAGATCGAAAAAACCtgcaaatctaaaaaaaaataaacaccgtaccaagacgtGACAAACACCATACTAAGATGGGATTAAAATAACACCAGATGAAAAAATCAGAAAAGAGAAAACTTAAATAAAACCTAAAAAGTATATgatatcacttatttaaataaaaaaaacaatcaagagGGGTGATTTCGGATCAAAATTGATCGTAAACCACCCCCTCTCTAATCGATAAACCaagaaaaaatcaaagaaagaaGTGAAGAAAATTGACTGCTAGCAGCGACAGAGAGACAAGAGAAAGAATTAGGTCAAATAAATTGTATATCCCACTAATAAATTTTTGGGTCAAGAATcttaatctttttttataatggGAAAGAAGGAAATATTTTTAAGACTCAATTgtgtatttttttggtttttttttggttacaagagagaaaagcaaaaacaaaaggaaaattacTCTCTAATAAAAGCCACACCCCATGCATCAGCAAAAAGATCGGGAGACAACTCAGAGGCACAACAAGCTTCACAAGGGgagagataatatttttttggttgttgttgtgaaaggattttttattttattttaaaaaatacacttTGGAATATAAGTTCggaattcaactttttttacaATTACTCAGCCTTTATATTTAAGTTAGCTTTGGAACATACttcaaaaattatataatttcgGATTCAATATTTCGAATCCCTTTTTAAGAGATTTTCGTAGGAACGGAGGGTCTGGAGAGCAATAAAAAGGGTCTAAAGAGCAAAAATCAAAGAGTATAAAAAGTAGCCGATTTGACTATCTTGAGtacaaacccaaaaaaaaaaaacaagaaagaaaacaaaagatgatgaaaatttttatggggacattttttataattttttatggagATTAgtctattttttataattgctATGCAGACATTTTTACTCATGAAAATCTTAAGAGGATCTTATATTTAGAGACGGAAGTAGTAATTTTTATTGGagcctatatttttactcatataataatacatgtctatttttttataatctctATATGGACCTATATTTATCTTTGAAAACTTCATAACACAATCCAATAAGAATGTTTTAcatatgttgttgttttgtCCAAATAAACGGTTTcctaaatttcataaaaataactcaaaatatttttaataaataaatctaCTACTAGAACTTTATGTGAATACAATTCCCTATTTACATATTTACTGAACCTACAGAGTTTCAGAACAATAAGTTTGATGATCAGAACTGGCTCAAGTGGTCCAACTCCAACAACATGAAAAGTCATTGGTTTATTCTGGCTGAGTTTGCATAATTGAGATCAATAGTATCTGAATTTCAGTTATCATCATATTCATACATACCTCTCAACAACTAGTCACCATCCACTCACAATACTGATATAAATTTCTGCATCATCATCTCAGTGCCCAACTTCTTGTCCTATAAATATAACATGCATGTAACAATGAATTCAGTGGGGTACGtagaaaaaagaaatgaattatttttcaaaagttatcaactttaataaaaatttaaattgctCAACAATATATCAAACACGTTTCATGCTTGCTTGCTTAACATTTTTAGCTGGCAATTGCAAAGTTACATACATTGGGTTACATAGCATTGGCCCATGATGGGTATAGCCACATGCAGAAGAAGAAGTGccttgattat from Trifolium pratense cultivar HEN17-A07 linkage group LG1, ARS_RC_1.1, whole genome shotgun sequence includes these protein-coding regions:
- the LOC123893850 gene encoding probable LRR receptor-like serine/threonine-protein kinase At1g53440, with the translated sequence FDHIYLIAELLELKTGYYSLRQIKAATNNFDPESKIGEGGFGPVYKGLLSDGAVIAVKQLSSKSKQGNREFVNEIGMISSLQHLNLVKLYGCCIEGNQLLLVYEYMENNSLARALFSKPEQKLNLDWSTRMKICVRIARGLAYLHEESRLKIVHRDIKATNVLLDKNLNAKIFDFGLAKLDEEENTHIMRIAGTIG